In Salvia miltiorrhiza cultivar Shanhuang (shh) chromosome 4, IMPLAD_Smil_shh, whole genome shotgun sequence, the DNA window CATGGTGTGGTGGGTACTGAACTGCTAATGGATGATATTGTATCTGAACAACTTACAAGGTGACACTAGCTGGGTTCtggtttcctttttttttttgggttcaGTTTTCTGTTTGGCCCcataacccccccccccccccccccgtgCTAGTGATTCTTAATAGTTAGTTAGTCACTTAAGAAAATTACAGCAGTAGCGTTTGAACCTCAATGTGTTTATTTCACCAGGAATACTCAGTTCTTTGGCTTGGAAAACCAGAAAAAAGTAGTAACTTCTTATGTTGTTGTCATTGGTCTTGGAGGAGTTGGGAGTCATGCTGCATCTATGCTTTTGAGGTCTGGTGTAGGCAAGCTTCTTCTTGTTGATTTCGATCAGGTATATCGACTTAATTAACACTTCCTCCTAATTGCTGCTTTGCCGCATGGACCATTCCTAAATCATGTCTTCATCTCTTTGTTGATTTTCTATTACCCACCAAGAATAAATATAATTCCAGAGGAAAATTCGTTTATCCCAAAAATTTTGCGATCCTGGGTGCTTAAATGCTGATCAGATGCCAAATATTCTTCATATTGTACTTGAGTTTATTAGCGAGTTATTGCTTGCTCAAAATGCTACTATTGCCTGATGCATTAAGAACTGATTATTACTTTCTTGGAAAGGTCTCAGTTTCATCATTGAATAGACATGCAGTTGCGACAAGAGAGGATGTTGGTACCCCAAAAGCTTTATGTCTGAAGAAGCATTTCTCAGCAATATTCCCAGAGTGTCATGTAGATGCAAAAGTGATGGTATATGATTCATCATCTGAAGATGAAATTCTTTCTGGGAACCCTGATTTTGTTTTAGATTGCATTGATAACATTGACACAAAGGTGAAGCCTTTTCTTATCTTTTGTTTGTTTATTGTAATTTAACTCTTATATTCTGAGCATCAGAGTTGTTAACTCGTGATGCAATTACAAATTCCTTTTCAGTAGTTATGGTATCTGCATGGAGAACTTTCGGTTGATAATGTTATTAATTGGTTATATTTATCTAACAATATACTAAAAGAGCTCGGATCTTATAAAGTACTTCAACTTTGAGCTTCTAAGCTTAATGAGGGTGATAAGGCTATATTTTCACTGTATCTCCGAATGATTATATGATATGTGTTAAGAAGATTCTTCACTACTTAGGAAACCTAAACAGTAATTGGCCATAAGATATAATTTTATCACATTTACATTGTTGCAGAGAAATGCATGAATTGCAGAAAATTTTGTATTCAATTCAATTCGTGGTCTTTCCTATCTGATGACATTTTCTCTTACCAATATTACCTGTGCCTTCAATAAAATGTAGCATTCTTTTTCTAAAATCCATTAATTACATTGTCATATATTGCTAAATTTTTAGCTCACCATCTCTCGTAGGTGGCTCTTCTTGCTGCATGTGTGCGGAGGGGATTGAAAGTTCTATCCGCTACTGGAGCTGGGGCAAGAGCTGATCCAACAAGAATACGTGTAGCTGACTTGAGAGAATCAACCAATGATCCATTATCTCGTGCAGTACTGAGTTGATCTCTTTGTCGTCATTCTATATTCATGTCCTCAATAATTAATTGACGTAGCTCTTCTTAAGTTTGTTGTCTATGCAATTTACATAAAAGAAAATCCTGTGCTTCATCAGTTCCATCGTTACATATATGTTTGAGTACACTCAGGTCGAATCTTCTGTGGAAAAACATCTTAAATCAAGAGATAACTAATTCAATATGAAACCCTTAATTCAAGCATGTATATGCATGCATAATCAATCTGAGATGGTTATTCTTATTGGAAATTCTTATGTTGGACATTAGCTCTTGGTTTTGTGGCTGCATTATCCGTCCATATTATTTGTCGACTAGATTCTTTTGCTACTATTTTTCTCTGTCAacaatgagataaataaatactttAGACTCTCATGGTTTAGAGctctataaatttattttgtttcaatgCCTTATATTTATCACATCAAACACCTGATATAAAGTAAATCTATTGCTGGCCGAGTTGAACTCTTAAACGTATCAGTTTTCAGGTTAGGCATCGCTTAAGGAAGGATCATGGTATTGAAGGCGGTATTCCTGTAGTTTTTTCGCTGGAGAAACCCAAGGCAAAACTTCTTCCTTTCAAAGCACCAAATGGGGAAGAAGAAAATCCTTCAGATTATCAAGTAAGCTTTTATTGGACTATATGAGGcatttctttttataatttacCATTGGTAGTTTTATATTCTTCTTTAGCAGAATGGTATACTTCTAGAAGAGCTAATAAGCAATTTAAAAGCCAATTGGTTATGCTCGTGAGGAAATAAAATATGATCAGTATATTAGATTGTTCCAGGTTTTCGTGTTCGCATCATTCCTGTCCTGGGAACGATTCCAGCAATTTTCGGACAAGTCATGGCCTCATATGTTGTAACTCAATTAGCAGAATTGCAAGTTCATGTGGAGCCCGTCGTTAATTTTGATACAGATCATTACCGAGTCCTCCATCAACGTCTGATTGAGCATGAAGAATTACAATTCGGTACAGCAAAGCAAGTTCAGGTAATCAATTATGCATTTCTTTACAAAAATTAAGGCTTCTTCTCTGGCATATGAAGGAACACTGAAAGATATAGTTTGATATGGTTGCCCATTTCTTTATAGGATTAATGTGATGTTCAGTACCATTAGTTGGCTATGATGAGAATTAAACCATTACATCTAGGCACTCAAAGAAAGGAAGTCAACTTTGTAGGTTAATCCTAAAACTGGACATTACACATCCAAGACACTGAGATGACGAAAAGCTGAATCACAAGCACTAGCACCTGCAAAACATCTGAGAGAATGAATGGTAGTAACCTGAAGCACTGATGGGATTTCTCAAGCTAAACTTGTAATACTGCCTGTCAGTTGTCTGTCATATTCttattaatttgataataatccAATTGCTTACATTAGTTGTAACAAGGATTATCATATTATGCCATAAGAATCACAAACTCCTTGGCTTATGGCTTGATTGTATTCTGCTACTGGGTAATAAAGTGCATGATTGTCTTTAGTTGGATAGTGGGCCTAGCGATTTTTGGATTCCAAGTGTTTAAAGCCTAAATGAGCTAGGATCTCCCGCCAAATCTAGCAAGCACCCTGCACATGTAGCTGGTTAATTTTCTCTTTATGACTAGTGATTGATCACTTGGTATTCTATGACTGCAGCTGTATGCTTCAATGGAAAATGTCTCATGCACCATCATATATTGTCATTCAACAAGCCAGTACTTGCAGTAATTTGCGTCATGCGATTTTTGTTACTCTTCTAGGTGGACGTCGAGGAGGTTATGTATATAGCCAAAGAGTTGTGGCATGGCCGAAGTGCAAGAGATGAATCACCTAAAGATGTTGGACGAGGAATGTGGCGTTCAGTCAATGATTTAATGCTTATCAGGTACGAACGAACTGAATAATCTAGTTTCAGATTAAATTTCTTGAAGAGCTTGACAAAGAAGCATAAATACGAAGTTGTTCTTAGTGTCATATTGTTGAATTAATATAGATGTTAAGGGGGGAGTCTTACCAAGAGGCACCCATGGAGGACTGGAAGAAATTTACCGTTTCTTTTACCTTGTGATTTGAATCACTCCTATCAGCTTTTAGCATTCTGCTCGGGTTAAATGAATTAACAGTGCATAAACTAGCATTTGTTTATGTAGATCTTTTGTCTGTATTCTAATAATTTGTTAATACCCGTCATATCATTTCAGATGGGATTGCACAAAACCAGCTTCTGTCTCGAATCTAGTTCTCCTAAAATTCAAAGAGGTATGCATTTTGACATTCTTGAGATGATTATACTATGTTCTGAGAAAAAGCTAGTATGATAATTGAGTGCTTTAACTGAAACTTGAGACTAGGCTAGGCTGTATGGAGTGGTTTTCTGTGGTCTCAAAATTATTAGCTTTTATTTCCAGTGATAGGGATCAGTTAAACTTGTACTCCTTTAAGAAAGAGAAATAGAATGTTAGAAACTGGACTGAGAAAATGGAGTCTTGGTTGCAGGCTGATGAACACGAAGCGCGGTCACTGGAAGatataaaagaagaagaagcagagtTTTTCGCGAGAGTGACATCTGTGCTGAAGCGAGCAGAACTTGATTTTGCATTATGATTTGCACGAGTGATGATAGCTTGGATTTTGGAAGTTAAGCCCTCATTTGCTGGGATGCTTTCAATACGACCAGATGTCTGCAAGGAATGGCAAATGAGTTTAGTTTGTGGTAAATTTTGTTGCCCGCTGCTGCTTGACTTACAACTGTTACACGGGAATGGGATAGTAGTGCTCAAGGAACAATACCCATGCGTCTCTGTTTTACTATACCCGTAACCCGGCCCCATCATCTCCTTTTCTTTTAAGCTTCAATTTTAACATTACATAAActtctttgtaattttttatcattttatgcACAGCTTATATCCCATAAAATAGCTTTCGTAAATTGTCACACCACTAACCTACGTGAACAAAATTCTAAATTGACACACGACTAACCGAtgagttctaaaatgaaaaataattcgTGTTTcgagaatttttatttttcaattaacaCATTATATATGTAAAGTAACATACTCATCGGCTAAATTAAGCCTCTACTCCtataattctctctctctctatacagtggcggagccaggaattaatttggAAGGGGGCTGAACTTACAAGGGGGTTCGGGGGCTCCGCCCCCGAGAAATTCTTTTTGGatattccgtatatttaaggtattattttattaaaagacaagcataatagtaataataaagaacaacattttcatagattatataatttaaatatataacaaattagtttcaatacattacaaattttttgggacattctatatttttaaagcattttttattaaaagacaagcataatagtaataataaataataacattttcatagattatataatttaaatatataacaaattagtttcaatacattacaaattttttgggacattctgtatttttaaagcattttttattaaaagacaagcataatagtaattacaaagaacaacattttcatatactatatagtttcaatatattacaaactttttttttgtcatttcgtacattttaggcattttttattaatagacaagcataataacaataataacgaacaatattttcataaattatatattttcaataaattacaagctagaatcaataataataaaagacaagcatagtaataatagcaaacaaattttttttgggcatttcatccattttaggcattttctattaaaagacaagcataatagtgataatactgtataatatttttatagattatatagttttaaataacacaattatccttaaattaattataaatggaagaatataacaagctaatcaacttttgtaaaacaaatttcttttataatatacacatatatctatatatatttaaaaaaaaaaatcaaaatttgggaggggctACGcccctctctctatatatatatatattttgacatttctaaattctaactGCAAATTTTTGTTGGGTAAACATGAATTCTTTTAAGCTCATTCtcctttaaaaaaaagaaaaggaaggatttttattttcttgcttAGCTAGTATTACTATTAGAtctagtaaaaataaaataaaatactcctaATAATCTAATGTTATAGCTGTATTACGTGTATTAGGCAAGTATTTGTATTAGTACTCAGATTAGTCAAGACTCGGAAGTTGCAGAAAACGACCAGAGACTGGCAGAGAACAACAGCATCTCTGCATTTGATTCATCACTGTCACTCACCATCGGAGCTCGGATCGACGACCATGGATTAGGGTTTTCCTTTTCTACATTCAAATTTCCCACGCAGGGTTTCTTTCAGTTACATCGTGATGGAGGCGAAGCTCTCGCTGCTGCTGTCTTTTCTCTGCTTTATCGCTTGCCTTCACACATCTTTCTCAGGTTAATTATCACTCACGTCTTTATGTGCCTCCTTCCCTCTACTTCTTTAATTAGTTCGATTTTCATTTTTACTTCTTTCAATTGGTGGAGGATTGGGTTTTGGGGTTAAATTTGAAGCGTTCGGTCTGTCTTTGTTGGGTTAAACAATGCAGCAAACCATTTTACGTTTTGGATTGCTTTAGGTGGCTGCATTTGATTTGCGAGGTAATTCTAAAAGTTAGGATTTTATAACGATTATGTGATGGAGGGAAAATAGAGGAATATACAGTTTTTGGTAATATATGACGTATTTCGGATTTCGAATTCGATTTCTTATTTTAAGTCGCGAGGAACAATGTGATTACTTGGTCTCTTTGTATTAGAA includes these proteins:
- the LOC131021915 gene encoding tRNA threonylcarbamoyladenosine dehydratase isoform X1; amino-acid sequence: MGERGKYVVLLGAGALLGSAATLAIFKLLAGRVGRECANVDSIESKECKFLEGVNHGVVGTELLMDDIVSEQLTRNTQFFGLENQKKVVTSYVVVIGLGGVGSHAASMLLRSGVGKLLLVDFDQVSVSSLNRHAVATREDVGTPKALCLKKHFSAIFPECHVDAKVMVYDSSSEDEILSGNPDFVLDCIDNIDTKVALLAACVRRGLKVLSATGAGARADPTRIRVADLRESTNDPLSRAVRHRLRKDHGIEGGIPVVFSLEKPKAKLLPFKAPNGEEENPSDYQIVPGFRVRIIPVLGTIPAIFGQVMASYVVTQLAELQVHVEPVVNFDTDHYRVLHQRLIEHEELQFGTAKQVQVDVEEVMYIAKELWHGRSARDESPKDVGRGMWRSVNDLMLIRWDCTKPASVSNLVLLKFKEADEHEARSLEDIKEEEAEFFARVTSVLKRAELDFAL
- the LOC131021915 gene encoding tRNA threonylcarbamoyladenosine dehydratase isoform X2 translates to MGERGKYVVLLGAGALLGSAATLAIFKLLAGRVGRECANVDSIESKECKFLEGVNHGVVGTELLMDDIVSEQLTRNTQFFGLENQKKVVTSYVVVIGLGGVGSHAASMLLRSGVGKLLLVDFDQVSVSSLNRHAVATREDVGTPKALCLKKHFSAIFPECHVDAKVMVYDSSSEDEILSGNPDFVLDCIDNIDTKVALLAACVRRGLKVLSATGAGARADPTRIRVADLRESTNDPLSRAVRHRLRKDHGIEGGIPVVFSLEKPKAKLLPFKAPNGEEENPSDYQIVPGFRVRIIPVLGTIPAIFGQVMASYVVTQLAELQVHVEPVVNFDTDHYRVLHQRLIEHEELQFGTAKQVQLYASMENVSCTIIYCHSTSQYLQ